A single window of Rana temporaria chromosome 1, aRanTem1.1, whole genome shotgun sequence DNA harbors:
- the LOC120941249 gene encoding interferon lambda-3-like produces the protein MDIRLVVLSILLVAVSRRLHRRLCTKSRYLSVTSSDITTLKEMQHDYEKNVSTNAMRCYRRMLRHKPSVCDLTQRDRLILTLERVSLTVEVLTNISVSAQDESVKQALMVFLKLKDDLMVCRGSPEYNEPTSPELKLWLHHLQHFKEAASPDCVQEAVILSLIPLRVEDVTCWALSH, from the coding sequence ATGGATATCAGGCTGGTGGTGTTGAGCATTTTACTGGTTGCAGTAAGTAGGCGCTTGCACAGGAGACTCTGCACGAAATCCCGCTATTTATCAGTGACGTCTTCTGACATAACAACACTAAAGGAGATGCAACACGATTATGAAAAGAACGTGTCTACCAACGCAATGAGATGCTACAGAAGAATGCTGAGACACAAACCATCTGTATGTGACCTTACGCAGAGGGATCGTCTCATCCTGACCCTGGAGCGGGTGTCACTAACAGTTGAGGTTCTAACGAATATTTCTGTGTCTGCTCAGGATGAATCTGTAAAACAGGCACTTATGGTTTTCCTCAAACTGAAAGATGATCTGATGGTCTGTAGAGGATCTCCAGAATACAATGAGCCCACCTCACCCGAGCTGAAGCTGTGGCTACATCACCTCCAGCATTTTAAGGAGGCAGCATCTCCAGATTGTGTCCAGGAGGCTGTAATACTTAGTCTTATCCCTCTGAGAGTGGAAGATGTGACATGTTGGGCTCTCAGCCACTAA
- the LOC120925017 gene encoding interferon lambda-3-like: MDIRLVVLSILLVAVSGRLHRRLCPKSRYLSVTSSDITTLKELQHDHEKNMSTNAMRCYRRMLRHKPSVCDLTQRDRLILTLERVSLTVEVLTNISVSAQDETVKQALMVFLKLKDDLMVCRGSPEYNEPTSPELKLWLHHLQHFKEAASPDCVQEAVILSLIPLRVEDVTCWALNH; the protein is encoded by the coding sequence ATGGATATCAGGCTGGTGGTGTTGAGCATTTTACTGGTTGCAGTAAGTGGGCGCTTGCACAGGAGACTCTGCCCGAAATCCCGCTATTTATCAGTGACGTCTTCTGACATAACAACACTAAAGGAGCTGCAACACGATCATGAAAAGAACATGTCTACCAACGCAATGAGATGCTACAGAAGAATGCTGAGACACAAACCATCTGTATGTGACCTTACGCAAAGGGATCGTCTCATCCTGACTTTGGAGCGGGTGTCACTAACAGTTGAGGTTCTAACGAATATTTCTGTGTCTGCTCAGGATGAAACTGTAAAACAGGCACTTATGGTTTTCCTCAAACTGAAAGATGATCTGATGGTCTGTAGAGGATCTCCAGAATACAATGAGCCCACCTCACCCGAGCTGAAGCTGTGGCTACATCACCTCCAGCATTTTAAGGAGGCAGCATCTCCAGATTGTGTCCAGGAGGCTGTAATACTTAGTCTTATCCCTCTGAGAGTGGAAGATGTGACATGTTGGGCTCTCAACCACTAA